The following DNA comes from Triticum aestivum cultivar Chinese Spring chromosome 3D, IWGSC CS RefSeq v2.1, whole genome shotgun sequence.
TATAAATAATTTTAGAATTTTTCAAAACATTTAATATTTTTTTCGTGCTACTGTTCACCCAGGAGCAAATGTTGCGTATCTTTTTATACAAAAAGTATATAACTATATGCGAGTGTATATGCATGCATCGATTCGATtgttatggacgtgcttagcattcTTTTGAAGAGAAGTATGACTACCTTACAAGAAAAATGGATGTGCTTAACAGGAAATCAAGCTTATGTACAAAAAATCAGTACTTGTATGGTTGTTCGCCCTAAgatatataaatatatttttactTTGGTCTATTGgagaaaccattcggtttttcaatatataccataaaaaccaaaattcaaaacggtatgaaaagttcataccataccgaaaccatAAACCATAAAAACCGTAAAATTGATTCGGTTCGGTTGTTTTTTGATATGGTTTTTCGGTTCGCTTTTGAAATGCACAGGGTGAGTGAATACAACCACAACAACATTGGATAGCTAAGTCAAGTTAAAGGGGCTCGGACAATTTGAACTTCATCACTAGTCTTGAACTTTAATTCAGTGAAGATTATTTTGGAGGAATCCCTGTGGGTAGCAGAGTGCCTCGGCCGCCGCCCCCAAGCAAAATTGGAACTTTTTTTAGTACTTTTAGTACCCCGTAATAGCGTCAGCCAGGCGAGAGCTCCTACTCAGCTCCTCCAATTCGCCGGCTTTTTGGCGGCTCGGCACCATCCCCTGCAGGTGTTCTCGGTTGGCCGGCATCCACCCGGCGCGGCTCTGGCTCTGGCTTGCTCCTGGAGCTGCGCCTCTTTTCCGGCTCCTTGGCTGGTTGGTGTCTTTGCGGCTCCAGTCCGGACGGCTCGGATCTGCGCTCCTCTCCAGATCCTGGCTTGTCCGGGTCCTCGGCCACCTCCGCTTCCCCTACGCCTCCTCCCATTTTCGCCCAGCCGCCTAACCTCGCCCACCTCCTTCCGCGTGATCCGTAGCTCGCGCGTCCGGTGCTTCATTTGGCAGCGGGTGTGGCTCCCTTTCCCGCGGTGGTGGTTCCGACCGACGACTTAGCTTCCTCTTCTCCGAATCTTGCTCCGACGGCTTGGGATTGCTCAGACTCTGGCCAGGAGAAATCCTTGCTCGACCCTTCGACGCAAGCAGCGGCGACACCCGCGGGTGTCgtacccttcttggaggcgctgctATGGCCAGCGTATGTGCCCTTCTTCGAgcatcaggggaaaccctagatccggcTATCCGgatcgggcggcgacggcgtctcgGTGTCGTTCTCCTTCGTGAAGGCGCTGTCTTGTTTGCTCGCGGCGCCCTCGGCGGTGGATTTTGAGATGTTTCATGTTGTTTTGGTTTGGGTTGCTTCCGAGGAGGCGAGTTTTCGCTATGTTGTTTTTTCTCTCTAGGCCGAGCATCCCATGTCACTCTGCTCCGGGCACCATGTTCACGCCTGTCGCGTTTGTTTCATGTGTTGTACCATCACCTGTATTCACTCTTatcttcttctatcaatgaaatgatacgcaacctttgcgtattcgcgaaaaaaaactCAGCGCTTCATCTGTTACAGAGCGAATTAAGCCTATCGAGCATGGGCTGGCCCGTCAACGCGGCATGCTAACGTGCTCGCTCGCTGCCACCCTTCTTCGCTCACTCAGTCAACGGTTGACCACCGACCGTAGACTTTCGGGAAAAAATCctagattttgaaaaaagttcatgaattaaaaaaaatgttcacgaagtTGCAAAAATTTCGTGTATTTAAAAagtttcacgaatttgaaaaaatccctaaattttaaaatagttcacggatttgaaaaaggatcatggatttccaaaagacacgaatttgaaaaatgttcacgattttggaaagttcatgaatttttaaaaaagttGACAAATCTTGAAACAGAAATTTGTGAAAATttaaaatgaaaaatgaaataaaaaataaatcgAAAAAGAAAAGAACAGAGAAAAAACCACCAGAAGCTACACACAAAACAAGAAACGGTTCAATGTTTATGGTCCGGCCGGTTTGTAACGGGTAGGCGCCGAATAGGGTTTCATCATCCAGGCAGCCAGCAGCGACAAGCTCTCTTCTTCTCTGCATCTAAAAAACAGGCTCTGTTTTTCTCGTTTCGCCTCTCGCGCGGACTTGCGTTGGCGAACGGGGACCGGCTGGGGCCGGGGCAGACGCGTTCGGGCGTACCGGACAGCGGCAAACCCGCCGCGGGCGTCCGTTCTCCAGCCCGTCAGATGGCCAGAGGCCTCAACGCCTCGTCGCGGCCGCGCTCAGCATCACGGCGACGCCGGCGCTGGGCGCGGTGAGCCAGTGAGCAGCAAGAGCAGTCTACTCGCCCTCCCCAGTCGGTAATTTTATCCAGTTCCATTCCTAGTTTTCCGCTGCATTAATTAGTGGGGGTGGGGGGAATTCTAGTTAGGTCAGAGATTTTGCACTAGGCAAATTTGTTGTTTATAAAGGACCGAAGCTAGCCATGGTTCAGGGGAATGCTACTGTACTGTTGATTCATTTTATACAAAAGAAATAGAGGTGAATGTGGTGAAGCTAATGAATGCTCGGCCTCCTCTCTTGTTACTCCAGTTTGAACATCAAAGTCATAAAGAACAATGACATCAAACTCAAACAATTCAAGTCTTATTCTGAGGGATTGAATTCTTGGAACGGTATCCAGCACTGTGTCAACATATTTGGCAATATCTGCCTAATCAAAGCGATGATGTGTGGCGAGCAGATTTGAAGCAGGCCTTACGCAGACCCTTTTGTAGAATTGCAAAGTTTATGGTACACAAGATCGACACTTCAAATATAAGTGATTTAATCCATACCATTAGGGACTAATAAATGTATCTTCGCCCTCCTAAGATTTCTTTCAATCTACGCCACTGCCACCTATATATATTACTCAAACTGGCCCAAGGGCCATGATGTTACAGACAAATTACAAGCCGATGTAATCCATTCAGTTAGTGAACTCTCATTGTTTCTCAAAGGAATTCCAAACAAGCACAAACAGAAACTTTGTGTAAAATTCATGagttcacatgtactccctccgttcctaaatataagtctttgtagagatttcactatggatcacatacggatgtatatagatgcatttcagagtgtagattcacttattttactccgtatgtggtccatagtggaatctctccaaagacttatatttaggaacagagaaagTACATGCTAGGTGCTTACATACACCGAGTAGTTTCAGACTGGAACCGTGTAGAACATACGGACGATTGATTAATTAACTCCGTGAGTAATTAAGCTGAACATAGTCATCCAGAGTAACATCTGAAGTGAAGTAAATGTTTAATATACTCCCTAGCTAGTGTTCTAATACATTAGAATATAGTATCTATCCAGACGAAATGCACAAGAAAgtactttttttttttgcgaaagaaGGAAGTAGATGTTTTAACATCTAAGAGACACGATAACACTAAATACCGTATATGTATATGTTATCTTCCTCCTGAAAGGTCGGAAAAAGTGGCAAAACTCGTCGATAACTGAGGATATTGCAAGTTTGGTGACTCCAATCCTCTGTTTTGCGTCAAGGCCTGCATAGTGAAGCTGAAGTGTGCTGGTGTTAGCTCCGGGAGTGGTGTATCACCTTCCAGGTACTGCATGACTTGCCGCATTGTGGGCCTTGCGCTAGTAAAAGGGTGCGAGCACAGAAGTCCTAGCTTCAGTACCAAAGATGCATCATCAACGCCGTAGTGACCCTGCAGTCTCGGATCCACGGTATCCATGAGCGATCCGTTGTGCCAGCGCTCTATAACCCAGTCGACCAATGTGTGCTTGTTGCCAAATGGGTTCTGCTTGATAGGCCTCTGCCCAGAAGTGACCTCTAGGAGAAATATGCCGAATGCAAACACGTCTGTAAGAGCGGATGCCTTCCCCGTGCGTACGAACTCAGGCGCCAGGTATCCCATGGTTCCAACCATATGAGTGGTTTGTGGATCAGTGCCATGGTCGTACAACCTTGAGAGACCAAAGTCACCCAGTCTTGCATTCATTTCACTGTCCAGAAGCACGTTGCTCGGCTTGACGTCTCGGTGTATGACAACTTTCTCCCACTTCTCGTGAAGGTAAAACAATCCGAACGCGACACCCTTGATAATATGTAACCTCTCCTCCCAATTCAGTGATGGCTTGCCATCTTCAGAGTATAGATACTGATTGAGGCTTCCATTTGACATGTAGTCATAAACCAAAAGAAGTTCACCTTTCCTCCGGCAATAGCCTAGCAGGGGCACAAGGTTGCGGTGTCTGAGCCGGCCGATACTGACAACCTCCGCGATGAATTCTTTCATCCCTTGCCTCGACTCGTGCGACACCCTCTTCACCGCTATTTTCAGTTTGGACTTTGGGAGGGTCCCTTTGTACACCTTGCCGAACCCGCCCACGCCAAGCAGGTTCTTTTCCTTGAACCCTTCCGTCGCATGGAACAGGTCCTTGAAGGAGAAGCGGTGCGGCCCGAAATCGACCTCCCAATCTTCCCGCAGCTCCCTGTACCTGAATCTCTTGCGAAGAAACAGAATGATGACAGTTCCCACTACAAGGACGAACGTGGCCGTGGCAATAGGCAGGGTGATCTCCAGGACCTTGGAGCGAGGCTCTGGGCCAAGACGTGGTAGCTTTGGGAGCTTGGATGTGTCGATGGCTGGAGCAGGGCCGTTCATGGCGAAGCTCCAGCCTAGAACGCAGTGGATCGTGCTAATTGCGCCGGTTGTGGCTGCGAAGCCGATGTAGGATGGTTCTCTCAGAACTGTGGAGAGGTTATAGGGAGACGAAAGCAGTGGCCTCACCGGCTTAGCGAATCCGAGAGGAGCCAAGAACACGTTGATCTGCGTGGACTCCCCATCATAGTCAGCCCATACCTGCATCGCCTTGCCGCTGATAAGGGTCAGGTTGTTGAAGGATCCACTCCCGTCGTCGTAGTACCCAGTGCGGTAGGCCTGCAAGGAGTTGAGGCTGTTGATGTCGATGCCAACGTGGTTGTTGTCCATGTCCTGGAACTCCTCGTTTTGGGTGGTGTCGAGCTCAACGGCGAACATGTGGTTGCTGGCGTTGCCGTTGTTGCCGCTGTTGAGGAGGCCCATGTACTGCGCCCACGTGTTGGAGAGGTTCTTGGTAGGGGCGACGAAGAAGGCCATGCCGTCGGCGCTTATGCCGTCGTGGACGGAGAGGATGGCGAACGCGAAGCTGAGGGAGAAGGACCGCACCGTGCCGTTGGGCGACCCGCTCAGGCTCAGCGGGGTCGGGTAGAAGGCGTGGCCGAGGTTGATGGTGTCGTTGGTGAGTTCGAGGAGCCCGTCCGGCGTGACCATGGCGTTGCCGTCGAGGGTGAGGTTGACACCAGAGAAGCCATGGTATAGGAAACTGAAACTGTGGTTGCTGGTTGTGGATGCAACAAGGGGAAGCAGAACGAGGAGTGGGATGGCAGGACGTAGGAGGAGGAAGATGTGCTCCTTCGGAGCCATGTCTCGAGCTCTGGCAAGGAAAAAGATTAATGTATTTGCTTGTTGATAAACAACTACTGGTGTGGCTATCTAAGTAGTACTACTGCTGTATGTGCGCCCGACAGTGGCAAACAACTGCCCATGATTTTCGCGATCGATGCGCTACTCAGAGGTAAGGTAAATCCGTAAAATTTAGGAATTTTGCTAAGTCGCAAGCAAGAGATACATCACCATCTACGGCTGCAATCGAAGAGAAAGAGGTCCAAGAGGTTCAATTTTCTTCCTAGATACGGAAAGGTCGTCTCCCGATCGACGCTGAAGTCTGAACATCTTTCTGAAATTGTCTAAATCAGACTGATCTAGACGGCAACCACTAGGCAACACGTACACACGTGGTTACAATTCCCCCTCCGACTCCGAGATGAGGGAAGAGCCTTTGACTATCAAGCCAGAAAGTAGAATAGCATGTGTACACTACATCCATCTTTCTGTTGGCACTTCTGTTGGTGATAAGTCTGAATAGTCCTCTTCAACGACTGGGCCGGTATGCATGATTCGTCCACGTCAATCCAGGCCGTCGTTCTCTAGCTAGCGGTCTGCATATGCCAAGCACCGGAGTGTACATGTGTTCGACTTTTCCGCCGAACCTGAGGTGGTCCGGGGTAGGCATGCACCGCACAAGTAGGTATAGCTTAGAGTTTTCTTCATCCTCTACGTAAGAACATTTCCAATAGCATGTGTATATTTAGATGTCTATAAAttcatatagacaatggtctaaaaagaTTCCTTCATATACACGTCCAATCTTGCATCAGAACGTCTATATACAgggaccatgacaggtgggccgtCGCTGGGGAGAGGAAGAAATCATGACTGCAGCTGAGTTTAGACGACGCCTTCACATTGTCCAGGCGTGGACATTG
Coding sequences within:
- the LOC123077379 gene encoding L-type lectin-domain containing receptor kinase SIT2, whose protein sequence is MAPKEHIFLLLRPAIPLLVLLPLVASTTSNHSFSFLYHGFSGVNLTLDGNAMVTPDGLLELTNDTINLGHAFYPTPLSLSGSPNGTVRSFSLSFAFAILSVHDGISADGMAFFVAPTKNLSNTWAQYMGLLNSGNNGNASNHMFAVELDTTQNEEFQDMDNNHVGIDINSLNSLQAYRTGYYDDGSGSFNNLTLISGKAMQVWADYDGESTQINVFLAPLGFAKPVRPLLSSPYNLSTVLREPSYIGFAATTGAISTIHCVLGWSFAMNGPAPAIDTSKLPKLPRLGPEPRSKVLEITLPIATATFVLVVGTVIILFLRKRFRYRELREDWEVDFGPHRFSFKDLFHATEGFKEKNLLGVGGFGKVYKGTLPKSKLKIAVKRVSHESRQGMKEFIAEVVSIGRLRHRNLVPLLGYCRRKGELLLVYDYMSNGSLNQYLYSEDGKPSLNWEERLHIIKGVAFGLFYLHEKWEKVVIHRDVKPSNVLLDSEMNARLGDFGLSRLYDHGTDPQTTHMVGTMGYLAPEFVRTGKASALTDVFAFGIFLLEVTSGQRPIKQNPFGNKHTLVDWVIERWHNGSLMDTVDPRLQGHYGVDDASLVLKLGLLCSHPFTSARPTMRQVMQYLEGDTPLPELTPAHFSFTMQALTQNRGLESPNLQYPQLSTSFATFSDLSGGR